The following coding sequences lie in one Rutidosis leptorrhynchoides isolate AG116_Rl617_1_P2 chromosome 4, CSIRO_AGI_Rlap_v1, whole genome shotgun sequence genomic window:
- the LOC139840888 gene encoding uncharacterized protein: protein MGNSDMGPAFVCCQGVMEPRRSVTMPTKCHLEALWGVMILSFNIRGFGKDDESESKKPKIGKSCGLMMIWDPTAFDVSEAINKPFIQAIKGRWQCKQKDTIVINVYGPHKDNDKKRFWKILESVTDLPDVEWVIDGDFNEVCFQQERQNCYMFSERKTLDHYPILLRDKNEDVGPKPFKVFNVWLENKKADNIVVEAWNKPVGGSRPDCILRNKLKNFKEVLRVWSKTKYGVIDEEIESWKHKAESLESKAENNNISESERLERMNARNKWFKREKEKCDMLRPKSRQKWCAEGGETTSYFHSSIRRKNNKSNIRGLHINGIWEENPNEIKKAIFDHFQNCFKLHQSSKPRLETLNNFQFQKLNTCDAENLETPFLEEDIWNAIKDCDSNKSLGPDGFNMYFFKCFYWLIKDDLQSDPLVWENGSKGCNASFFTLILKTNEILKLGDYRPISLIVSYYKIVSKILTHRVQKVISKIIGYEQSAFIKGRYILDSILVENEVIDATKKNKTKGLIFKADFQKTFDSIHWEFLFKIMENMGFGKKNGSSGLKHA, encoded by the exons ATGGGAAACAGTGATATGGGACCCGCATTTGTCTGTTGTCAAGGGGTGATGGAACCAAGACGTTCAGTCACAATGCCTACAAAATGTCATTTAGAGGCTTTGTGGGGCGTTATG ATCCTCTCCTTTAATATACGTGGTTTTGGTAAAGATGATGAGTCCGAAAGCAAG AAACCTAAAATTGGAAAATCATGCGGTCTCATGATGATTTGGGACCCTACTGCATTCGATGTCAGTGAAGCGATTAATAAACCCTTCATCCAAGCAATCAAAGGAAGATGGCAATGTAAACAAAAAGATACAATAGTCATAAACGTTTATGGTCCGCACAAAGATAATGACAAGAAAAGGTTTTGGAAAATCCTTGAATCAGTAACAGATTTACCGGATGTGGAATGGGTGATCGATGGCGATTTTAATGAAGTGTGTTTCCAACAAGAACGACAAAATTGTTACATGTTTAGTGAAAG AAAAACACTAGACCACTACCCAATCCTCTTAAGAGACAAGAATGAAGACGTTGGTCCGAAACCATTTAAAGTCTTCAATGTTTGGTTGGAAAACAAGAAAGCAGACAATATTGTAGTTGAAGCCTGGAATAAACCGGTTGGTGGATCACGACCCGATTGCATACTGAGAAACAAGTTGAAAAATTTCAAAGAAGTACTTAGGGTGTGGAGCAAAACAAAATATGGTGTGATAGATGAGGAAATTGAATCGTGGAAACATAAGGCAGAATCGTTAGAATCAAAAGCAGAAAATAACAACATAAGCGAAAGTGAGAGATTGGAGAGGATGAATGCAAGAAACAAATGGTTCAAAAGGGAAAAAGAAAAATGTGATATGCTAAGACCGAAATCAAGGCAAAAATGGTGTGCGGAAGGGGGCGAGACCACCTCATATTTCCATTCATCAATCCGAAGAAAGAACAACAAATCCAACATAAGAGGTTTGCATATAAATGGGATATGGGAAGAAAATCCAAATGAAATAAAAAAGGCCATCTTCGATCATTTTCAAAACTGTTTCAAACTACATCAGTCATCAAAACCACGCCTTGAAACCCTCAACAATTTCCAGTTTCAGAAACTTAATACATGCGATGCTGAGAATCTAGAAACACCCTTCCTTGAAGAAGACATTTGGAATGCTATCAAAGATTGTGATTCTAATAAATCGCTGGGACCGGATGGATTCAATATGTACTTCTTTAAGTGTTTTTATTGGCTCATAAAGGATGATCTACAAAGCGATCCATTGGTTTGGGAAAATGGATCAAAAGGTTGTAATGCTTCCTTCTTTACTCTAATTCTTAAAACAAACGAAATATTGAAGCTTGGTGACTATAGACCAATAAGCCTCATAGTAAGCTACTACAAAATCGTATCCAAGATTCTTACCCATCGTGTCCAAAAAGTAATTAGCAAAATCATTGGCTATGAGCAAAGTGCTTTTATTAAAGGGCGATACATCCTTGATAGCATACTAGTGGAAAATGAGGTTATTGATGCAACAAAGAAAAACAAGACGAAAGGGTTGATTTTCAAAGCCGACTTCCAAAAAACTTTCGATAGTATTCATTGGGAATTCTTATTCAAGATAATGGAAAACATGGGTTTTGGCAAAAAAAATGGATCAAGTGGATTGAAACATGCTTGA
- the LOC139840024 gene encoding putative 1-phosphatidylinositol-3-phosphate 5-kinase FAB1C — MVDGDHNMCSQCEIRVSEYCKHCANLEITQKFGNGKIHPSDSPRSSPEPPSLKKVSVRHSTTRSDEDEAEDSAKNFLSPYSLDTTDVDSSSVSTRRDFNSFMSVGSSPSDSPSRIQMCNNRLRNGVHSDDQGTPRSSNDGSFDQEQHLVVLKSNGQTIYDEFSIFNDRCEKSPKPLDFETNDRIWFPPSPDNENEDADSNFFSYADDDDEIGDSSGVFSSASLMTNSPKKNEEHHEVLITVVQGHFRALVSQLLQSEFNSTETWLDIITLLAWQAANFVKPDTSRGGSMDPGDYVKIKCIASGSPIDSAFIKGVVCTKNIKHKRMTSQYKNARLLILGGALEYQRSKDQLSSIETLIQQEMDHLKTIVSRIEAHRPNVLLVEKSVSSYAQEYLLAKEISLVLNVKRTLLERISRCTGAPITPSTAHIPTTRLGQCELFKLEKVSEEHETTNINKKPLKTLMFFEGCPKRLGCTVLLKGSSREELLKVKHVVQYAIFAAYHLSLETSFLADEGASLPKMTLKPSLPKPEMINADISSVAPPSEVTDSVNLIEGQSFSDRDVEIVSNSLGNDLEANVDQQDDLYSATDNNQSILVSFSSHCVLNGTVCERSRLLRIKFYGCFDKPLGRYLQNDLFNQTSLCQSCKEPAEAHVTCYTHQQGNLTINVRRIPSLKLLGEKEGKIWMWHRCLRCSHVDGIPPANHRVVMSDAAWGLSLGKFLELSFSNHATANRVASCGHSLQRDCLRFYGMGDMVAFFRYSPIDILSVHLPPSILQFGDHVQQDWLQKEVAELVCKTEGLYEDILDVLNGIESKIELPDSDEFRNHVTELKDQLIKERLEYIDLLQGEDIDVFELNRLRHSLIIDMHFWDRRICSLNLYNRSSNLKPAHDAISWRSDSIPEDVIYDSESNQIDPSETSDTISDSLSASFDLCKNDDLQTHIEQSTSLERAPSAASVLSDKIDSAWAGSGALNLTSNPILSRLSPSPVRVYSFDSAIRQQERVKKGLPPSSLYLSTLRSFHATGDYVHMVRDPLRNIQRRSYSQAIGDDHKLDFTSFLSPASFLPEGARLMIPNGGHPDIVVAVYDNEPTSIISYALTSKEHEEWVIDKANGSVVSNGSAWQSYGSVDQDFNYGSYGSEDPSTAIGSVVTDRKSSNHITIPFEDESGADGKVKFSVTCYYAKQFDGLRERCCNELDYVRSLSRCKRWSAQGGKSNVYFAKSLDERFIIKQVTKTELESFEEFAPEYFKYMTDSLGSGSPTCLAKIVGIYQVTVKHLRVGKEAKMNVLVMENVFFKRNISRVYDLKGSSRSRYNSDTTGTNKTLLDMNLLEALRTNPIFLGCKAKRNLERAVWNDTSFLASIDVIDYSLLVGVDEEEEELVLGIIDFMRQYTWDKHLETWVKASGILGGPKNATPTIISPKQYKKRFRKAMTSYFLTVPDQWSS; from the exons ATGGTTGATGGTGATCATAACATGTGTTCCCAATGTGAGATTAGAGTTTCTGAGTATTGTAAGCATTGTGCTAATCTCGAAATCACACAAAAATTTGGAAATGGTAAAATTCATCCTTCTGATTCGCCCCGTAGTAGCCCTGAACCACCATCATTGAAAAAAGTATCAGTTCGTCACTCCACAACAAG GAGTGATGAAGATGAGGCAGAGGATTCTGCAAAGAACTTTTTAAGTCCGTATAGTCTTGATACAACGGATGTAGATTCGAGTAGTGTTAGTACTAGGCGTGATTTTAATAGTTTTATGTCTGTTGGTTCGAGCCCATCTGATAGTCCTTCAAGGATTCAAATGTGTAATAATAGACTTAGAAATGGTGTACATTCGGATGATCAAGGAACACCAAGATCTTCAAATGACGGTTCATTTGATCAAGAACAACATTTGGTTGTTTTAAAAAGCAATGGACAAACGATTTATGATGAATTTTCAATCTTTAATGACCGATGTGAGAAATCACCTAAGCCGTTGGATTTTGAAACAAACGATCGTATTTGGTTTCCTCCATCACCCGATAACGAAAACGAGGATGCAGATAGTAACTTTTTTTCGTATGCTGATGATGACGATGAAATAGGAGATTCTAGTGGTGTGTTTTCTAGTGCAAGTTTAATGACTAATTCGCCCAAAAAGAATGAGGAACATCATGAGGTGCTGATAACTGTTGTCCAGGGGCATTTTAGGGCTCTTGTGTCACAATTATTACAATCTGAGTTCAATTCAACCGAAACGTGGCTTGATATAATAACTTTGTTAGCATGGCAAGCGGCTAACTTTGTTAAACCGGATACTAGTCGAGGTGGGAGTATGGATCCCGGTGATTATGTAAAGATTAAATGTATAGCATCAGGAAGCCCTATTGACAG TGCGTTTATTAAAGGCGTAGTTTGTACAAAAAATATAAAACACAAGAGGATGACTTCACAATACAAAAATGCAAGATTACTTATATTAGGAGGAGCACTTGAGTACCAAAGGTCTAAAGATCAATTATCTTCTATCGAGACGCTTATACAACAG GAAATGGATCATTTGAAGACGATTGTTTCAAGAATCGAAGCTCATCGTCCAAACGTTTTACTAGTAGAAAAAAGCGTATCTTCATATGCACAAGAGTATCTTTTAGCCAAGGAGATATCTTTAGTGTTAAACGTTAAACGGACGTTATTGGAACGTATATCGAGATGCACGGGTGCTCCGATAACTCCTTCGACAGCTCATATACCCACCACACGGTTAGGCCAATGTGAGCTTTTTAAATTGGAAAAAGTGTCGGAAGAACACGAAACCACAAACATAAACAAGAAGCCACTGAAAACTTTAATGTTTTTTGAAGGCTGTCCTAAACGTTTGGGTTGTACG GTGTTACTAAAAGGTTCATCTCGTGAAGAATTACTGAAGGTTAAACATGTCGTTCAATATGCAATCTTTGCAGCATATCATTTATCTTTAGAAACCTCATTCTTAGCTGATGAGGGTGCTAGTttacccaaaatgacacttaagccGTCACTACCCAAACCCGAAATGATAAATGCTGATATTTCTTCAGTGGCCCCACCATCAGAAGTCACAGATTCAGTCAATCTTATCGAAGGTCAAAGCTTTTCGGATAGAGATGTTGAAATAGTTTCAAATTCATTAGGCAATGATCTAGAAGCAAACGTAGATCAACAAGATGATTTATATTCAGCCACCGATAATAATCAGAGTATATTAGTATCGTTTTCTAGCCATTGTGTGTTGAATGGAACTGTGTGTGAACGATCTAGACTGTTGAGAATAAAATTCTATGGCTGCTTCGATAAACCACTCGGGAGGTACCTTCAAAATGATTTATTCAATCAA ACATCATTGTGCCAATCTTGTAAAGAACCAGCTGAAGCACATGTGACATGTTACACTCACCAACAAGGAAATCTAACGATTAACGTTAGACGCATTCCGTCACTAAAATTACTTGGTGAAAAAGAAGGAAAAATATGGATGTGGCATCGTTGTTTGAGATGCTCCCACGTAGACGGGATCCCTCCCGCAAATCACCGAGTCGTTATGTCTGACGCCGCTTGGGGACTCTCGTTAGGGAAGTTTCTAGAACTTAGTTTTTCGAATCACGCAACCGCTAATCGTGTTGCTAGTTGCGGCCATTCGCTTCAACGAGACTGCCTTCGATTCTATGG CATGGGTGATATGGTTGCGTTTTTCCGTTACTCACCGATCGATATTCTTTCCGTGCATTTACCTCCGTCGATTCTTCAATTTGGTGACCATGTTCAACAGGACTGGTTGCAGAAAGAAGTAGCAGAG CTTGTGTGCAAGACAGAAGGTTTGTATGAAGATATACTGGATGTGCTGAATGGGATTGAATCAAAAATCGAGTTACCTGATTCAGACGAGTTTAGGAATCATGTTACCGAGTTGAAAGATCAACTGATCAAAGAAAGACTTGAGTATATT GATCTGCTTCAGGGCGAAGATATAGACGTGTTTGAACTAAACCGTTTACGGCATTCGCTCATTATCGATATGCATTTCTGGGACCGAAGAATCTGTTCACTAAATCTTTATAATCGAAGCTCTAATTTAAAACCCGCTCACGACGCCATATCTTGGCGAAGCGATTCGATTCCCGAGGACGTCATTTACGATTCAGAATCAAATCAAATCGACCCAAGTGAAACTTCCGACACCATATCCGACTCGTTATCAGCATCTTTCGATCTATGCAAAAACGATGACCTACAAACCCATATCGAACAATCAACTTCACTAGAACGGGCCCCGTCAGCCGCATCTGTTTTATCGGATAAAATAGACTCCGCATGGGCCGGATCCGGGGCTTTAAATTTAACCAGTAACCCGATACTTAGTCGACTTTCACCGTCACCCGTACGAGTTTATTCATTCGATTCCGCAATTCGACAGCAAGAACGGGTCAAAAAAGGGTTACCGCCATCGTCGTTGTATCTTTCAACGCTTAGATCGTTTCATGCGACGGGTGATTACGTTCACATGGTTCGAGATCCGTTACGTAACATTCAACGAAGGAGTTATTCGCAAGCCatcggtgatgatcataagctcgatTTCACTTCGTTTCTTTCGCCGGCTTCGTTTCTTCCCGAAGGTGCGCGTTTGATGATTCCAAACGGTGGTCATCCGGACATAGTCGTTGCGGTTTACGACAACGAGCCGACTAGTATAATTTCGTATGCGCTTACTTCTAAAGAACATGAAGAATGGGTTATTGATAAAGCGAACGGGTCGGTAGTTTCAAACGGGTCAGCTTGGCAGTCATACGGGTCAGTGGATCAAGACTTTAATTACGGAAGCTACGGGTCTGAAGACCCGTCAACAGCAATCGGGTCAGTGGTGACGGATCGAAAAAGTTCTAATCATATAACGATTCCCTTCGAGGATGAATCTGGTGCTGATGGTAAGGTTAAATTCTCGGTGACGTGTTACTATGCGAAACAATTCGATGGTTTACGAGAACGATGTTGTAACGAATTAGATTATGTTCGTTCGTTGAGTCGGTGCAAAAGATGGAGCGCACAAGGCGGGAAAAGTAACGTTTATTTTGCGAAATCCCTTGATGAAAGATTTATTATTAAGCAAGTTACGAAAACTGAACTCGAATCATTTGAGGAATTTGCACCCGAATACTTTAAATATATGACTGATTCATTAGGCTCGGGAAGTCCAACGTGCTTAGCCAAGATCGTCGGAATTTATCAG GTGACCGTGAAACATTTACGAGTGGGAAAAGAAGCGAAAATGAACGTGTTGGTGATGGAAAATGTGTTTTTCAAGAGAAACATTTCGAGGGTTTACGATTTAAAAGGCTCGTCAAGGTCTCGTTACAACTCCGATACAACCGGAACAAACAAAACGCTACTCGACATGAATTTGTTAGAAGCATTACGTACAAATCCCATATTTCTTGGTTGCAAAGCTAAACGAAACCTAGAACGAGCTGTTTGGAACGACACATCTTTCTTAGCA TCGATCGACGTGATAGATTATTCGTTACTAGTTGGAGTGGATGAAGAGGAGGAGGAACTGGTTTTGGGGATTATAGATTTTATGAGACAATATACATGGGACAAACATTTAGAAACATGGGTGAAGGCATCCGGGATTTTAGGTGGGCCCAAGAATGCAACTCCAACTATTATTTCACCAAAACAATACAAGAAAAGGTTTCGAAAAGCTATGACAAGTTATTTTTTAACTGTACCTGATCAATGGTCGTCATGA